In a single window of the Nitrospirota bacterium genome:
- a CDS encoding diguanylate cyclase — protein sequence MLDEEKTKEQLIAELKDIRYQLEELKKLQNDRKQIEDALRESEERYRKMVNAVTGYTYTVTISKGEAISTQHSIGSYIITGYKPEEYQNDPYLWYSMIYPDDRMIVLNSITNISKGSHTLPIEHRIVRKDGSIVWVRNTLVPYYDKNGQLIKYDGLIENISDRKEAEEALKLSEEKFRAIAETAVDAIVTADSKGDVIFWNASAQKIFGYTEEEIRGKSLKILMPEKYRKDHEQGLKRLMETGKSKYFGKITETFYGLRKDGSEFPIELSVSMWKAGEDIFFSAIIRDITIRKNLEQELEKNAITDRLTEVYNRTKFHEIIKKEIERAKRYNDPLSMIMFDIDHFKNVNDTFGHSIGDYILKNLTQVVKEQLRENDFLVRWGGEEFIIITPQTEMEKAGILAERIKKAVENYKFDIVGKLTISLGVTQFKMQDTEDTFITRTDDALYLSKRKGRNRVSMKS from the coding sequence ATGCTGGATGAAGAAAAAACAAAAGAGCAACTTATAGCGGAATTAAAAGATATACGCTACCAACTTGAAGAGCTAAAAAAATTACAGAATGATCGTAAACAGATAGAGGACGCTCTGAGAGAGAGTGAAGAGCGATATCGGAAGATGGTAAATGCTGTTACAGGGTATACCTATACAGTTACAATCAGCAAAGGAGAAGCAATCTCAACACAACATAGCATAGGATCTTATATAATTACAGGATATAAGCCTGAAGAGTATCAGAATGACCCTTATCTATGGTACTCAATGATATATCCTGATGATCGGATGATTGTGCTGAATTCTATTACAAATATTTCAAAAGGTTCACATACACTTCCTATAGAACATCGCATAGTGCGCAAAGACGGTTCCATCGTATGGGTTCGAAATACCCTTGTGCCATACTATGACAAAAATGGACAGCTAATCAAATATGATGGTCTTATAGAAAATATATCTGATCGAAAAGAGGCAGAAGAAGCATTAAAGTTGAGCGAAGAAAAATTTCGCGCTATAGCTGAGACAGCCGTTGATGCTATTGTCACTGCTGATAGCAAAGGAGACGTAATTTTCTGGAATGCAAGCGCTCAAAAAATCTTCGGATATACAGAAGAAGAGATACGTGGCAAATCATTAAAAATTCTCATGCCCGAAAAGTATAGGAAAGATCATGAACAAGGACTCAAAAGGTTAATGGAAACAGGTAAATCAAAATATTTTGGTAAAATCACAGAGACATTTTATGGCCTTAGAAAGGATGGGAGTGAATTTCCCATCGAGTTATCTGTTTCAATGTGGAAAGCAGGAGAAGACATATTTTTTTCTGCTATCATACGTGATATCACAATAAGAAAAAACCTGGAACAAGAACTTGAAAAAAATGCTATAACAGACAGACTTACTGAAGTATATAACAGAACAAAATTTCACGAGATAATAAAAAAAGAGATTGAAAGGGCTAAAAGATACAATGACCCATTATCAATGATTATGTTTGACATAGATCACTTTAAAAACGTCAATGATACATTCGGTCATAGCATTGGTGATTATATATTAAAAAATCTAACTCAGGTAGTAAAAGAGCAGCTTAGAGAAAACGACTTTCTGGTAAGATGGGGTGGAGAAGAATTTATTATCATAACACCTCAGACAGAAATGGAAAAAGCTGGAATACTCGCTGAAAGAATAAAAAAAGCTGTGGAGAATTATAAATTTGATATTGTGGGCAAGTTAACAATAAGTTTAGGGGTCACTCAGTTCAAAATGCAAGACACAGAAGACACTTTTATTACAAGAACAGATGATGCACTTTACTTATCAAAAAGAAAGGGTAGAAACCGTGTTTCAATGAAATCATAA
- a CDS encoding molybdenum cofactor biosynthesis protein MoaE, translated as MVEEWINEIKKNSDFKNLGMILVHNGIVRATSKDGKTVKGMRLYYDRLKLNSLIDELSKKDGIVSIKVWINEGLLNIGDDIMYALVAGKFRTVVIPVLEELVSKIKTEVIREDEFFSLS; from the coding sequence ATGGTTGAAGAATGGATTAATGAAATTAAAAAAAATTCAGATTTTAAAAACCTTGGGATGATTCTTGTACATAATGGGATAGTACGTGCTACTTCTAAAGATGGCAAAACCGTCAAAGGAATGAGACTTTACTATGATAGATTAAAATTAAACTCACTTATAGATGAACTTAGTAAAAAAGACGGAATCGTCTCAATAAAGGTCTGGATTAATGAAGGCTTATTAAATATTGGTGATGACATAATGTATGCATTGGTAGCAGGAAAATTCAGAACAGTTGTTATTCCTGTTCTTGAAGAATTAGTCTCAAAAATAAAAACAGAAGTAATAAGAGAAGATGAATTTTTTAGTCTATCCTGA
- a CDS encoding translocation/assembly module TamB domain-containing protein codes for MKKIRNYIIVLTFTFILGILILILRSPLITKSLKNIIIPELEEASNLKIDAQSLYINPFPLFIAAKGVHITDEEGNYLADVKTVKGYINLSEILIKKVSIQRLVIDEPRLSSNKFQMNNIIRNIQEYLKKKKKTPFKVHLKVIDTMKGSAVLKDDDLKITINIKGLDGELIIGQEQRLRTSVKSFELKKEGWPEIICDLNNSLIFKKDGIQIKHFNVGSHGSVLKNKGFYSSKKGVLRTEIQLIVETIKRIFNLQQKGEGKIFAQGEVKLEKTMGNKSLISYLNNIFVDIKLHGNFYLETLMELLKVKEQVEGFVDFNGKIKGPLSDIEGEAKAKLKNGNLFGVDINTLESTVSYADGIMKFENGHGLLYGGVAKADASIHLPVVDFFTLHIKFNHIDSSSALKLINLKIDIPKGKVDGELTNAGKRFNPEGWFTYNSQPNIKLEYAFKKSVNVDSLNSDRNVLDRIKNIKGNYQVNGNLLLLNDLELSTPLSYLSSQGSVNLSEKILDLKSTLSTQDVSDLTLPVYKKLKGTGNFSGEIKGTFENPKISGKATIYNLSIDAYKADNLSAVFSYEKNLLDISNLDIRTSGEEHILNGKIFFPEAKELFDLSMPVYNLTASIKNADLGKALKIFNLKVPLSGKINTDINIKGKHRNPDISGEAYIEKASIYHIPFDLSSLIFFYKNRELSISKIKIKKGASIISGEGQINTDKKFSYRVSSEKFLIKDIGIRYMPDDAIMTIKSEGSGTFDNPYLKLNAKILGGTFKGKKMGSGSISAIVQNKDISVNALLFNEKMKLNGKGHLNNVLPWSAELIIESGRYDFIVSSLLKDVPEDLQLNLEGRISINGDRKNFIGNANINRLILSLYGQTFTNDSQIDIFLKNKNISFSNATFKSGTSSLRIQGGLKIGEEYDLIIDGSSSLEPLKGLSKKIGYLAGNAEFVFSVTGKWEKPQINGGMSVSNASFGLKDYSSYISSINGQLYFDEDRFVMHSLSGKIGGGNIDLSGFLSLKSFKIKRFYLDAKLNNITLPISEGFTMNFNGNLIYKGTPDKQNIIGDIKIKRAHYREMVEWRTWLITTKPKKKPKTEPTLLEKADLNVRITGSENITIDNNLTRATVKIRGDMIVKGNLADPILFGKLESTDGYIYFRNNIFEIVYASADFADPYRIKPILNLTALTSVKGYNIRLNLEGQLDHFNLSLSSEPYLEEVDILALLTVGQIGKQLRGLEGGIGAGEATAFITGETQDIIEERITTLTGVDRFQVEPYVSTTTGTIEPRITVSDRLIGDKLFVSYTTSLNSTEEQIIKIEYLLDKNISLIGVRDEKGSLGGDIKFRFGFK; via the coding sequence ATGAAAAAAATCAGAAATTACATAATTGTCCTAACTTTTACTTTTATATTAGGTATTTTGATTCTCATTTTAAGAAGTCCGCTTATTACAAAATCTCTGAAAAATATAATCATCCCGGAATTAGAAGAAGCCTCTAACCTGAAGATAGATGCTCAGAGTCTTTATATCAACCCTTTTCCTTTATTTATTGCAGCAAAAGGAGTTCATATTACAGATGAGGAAGGAAATTATTTAGCTGATGTTAAAACTGTTAAAGGTTATATAAACCTTTCTGAAATATTAATTAAAAAAGTATCTATTCAACGACTTGTAATAGACGAACCTAGACTATCTTCAAATAAATTTCAAATGAATAATATCATACGAAATATACAGGAATATCTTAAGAAAAAGAAAAAGACTCCATTTAAAGTCCATCTGAAAGTAATTGATACTATGAAAGGCAGTGCAGTTCTAAAAGACGATGATTTAAAAATAACCATAAACATAAAAGGATTAGACGGAGAATTAATCATCGGTCAGGAACAGAGACTTAGAACCTCTGTTAAATCCTTTGAACTTAAGAAAGAGGGATGGCCTGAAATAATCTGTGATCTAAATAATTCACTTATATTTAAGAAAGATGGAATCCAAATAAAACATTTCAATGTTGGATCACACGGATCTGTGTTAAAAAATAAAGGATTTTATTCTTCCAAAAAAGGCGTACTTAGGACTGAAATACAACTAATCGTTGAGACCATAAAGAGGATTTTTAATCTTCAGCAAAAAGGTGAAGGTAAGATTTTTGCTCAAGGAGAGGTAAAACTTGAAAAAACTATGGGAAATAAATCCCTTATTTCTTATCTGAATAACATCTTCGTCGACATAAAACTTCATGGCAACTTTTATCTTGAAACCCTTATGGAACTTTTAAAGGTTAAGGAACAGGTTGAGGGTTTTGTTGATTTCAACGGCAAGATAAAAGGTCCGCTCTCTGATATTGAAGGAGAGGCAAAGGCAAAGCTAAAAAATGGCAATCTTTTTGGAGTTGATATTAATACCTTAGAGTCTACTGTATCATATGCAGATGGAATAATGAAATTCGAGAATGGACATGGGCTTCTTTATGGGGGGGTTGCAAAGGCTGATGCCTCGATTCACCTACCCGTTGTTGATTTTTTCACCCTCCACATAAAATTTAATCATATTGATAGCTCCTCTGCTCTCAAATTAATCAATCTAAAAATAGACATTCCGAAAGGTAAAGTTGATGGAGAATTGACAAACGCTGGAAAGAGATTTAATCCAGAAGGTTGGTTTACTTATAACAGCCAACCTAATATAAAATTAGAATACGCTTTCAAAAAATCTGTCAATGTAGATTCATTAAATTCAGACAGAAATGTCCTCGACAGGATAAAAAATATAAAAGGGAATTATCAGGTCAATGGAAATCTACTTTTATTAAATGATCTGGAACTTAGCACACCCCTTTCTTATTTATCATCGCAGGGGTCAGTTAATCTATCTGAAAAAATCCTCGATTTAAAAAGCACCCTCTCGACACAGGACGTTTCAGACCTTACATTGCCAGTATACAAAAAATTAAAGGGCACAGGAAATTTTTCTGGAGAAATAAAAGGGACTTTCGAAAACCCGAAAATATCAGGAAAAGCTACAATATATAATCTTTCTATTGATGCTTATAAAGCAGACAATTTGTCAGCAGTTTTTTCTTATGAAAAAAATCTCCTTGATATATCCAATCTTGATATAAGAACTTCTGGTGAAGAACATATACTAAACGGTAAAATATTTTTCCCGGAAGCAAAAGAGCTGTTTGATCTCTCAATGCCTGTTTATAATCTAACTGCATCGATTAAGAATGCTGATTTAGGAAAGGCTTTAAAAATATTTAACTTGAAAGTTCCACTTTCAGGAAAAATAAATACAGATATAAATATAAAAGGAAAGCATAGAAACCCTGATATTTCTGGTGAAGCTTACATAGAAAAAGCCTCCATTTATCATATCCCGTTTGATCTGTCATCATTAATATTTTTCTATAAAAACAGAGAATTATCTATATCCAAAATCAAAATAAAAAAAGGTGCTTCTATCATCAGTGGCGAAGGACAGATAAATACTGATAAAAAATTTTCTTATCGAGTATCATCGGAAAAGTTCCTTATAAAAGACATCGGGATCAGATACATGCCTGATGACGCTATTATGACTATAAAATCAGAAGGTAGCGGGACCTTCGATAACCCTTATCTTAAATTAAATGCAAAGATTTTAGGTGGAACTTTCAAGGGTAAAAAAATGGGCAGCGGTTCGATTTCTGCAATTGTTCAGAACAAAGATATTTCCGTAAATGCTCTGCTTTTTAATGAAAAAATGAAACTCAATGGCAAAGGACACCTCAACAATGTATTGCCATGGAGCGCTGAGTTAATAATAGAATCTGGCAGATACGATTTTATTGTCAGTTCTTTATTAAAAGATGTTCCAGAGGACTTACAACTTAATCTTGAAGGACGTATTTCTATAAATGGCGACCGTAAAAATTTTATAGGGAATGCAAACATCAATCGCCTAATTCTCTCTTTATATGGCCAGACCTTTACAAATGATTCTCAAATAGATATCTTTCTAAAAAATAAGAACATTTCTTTCTCGAATGCAACCTTTAAAAGTGGAACGAGTTCACTCAGGATTCAGGGTGGATTAAAAATTGGTGAGGAGTATGATCTTATAATTGACGGTAGTTCATCACTTGAACCTCTGAAAGGACTGTCTAAAAAAATTGGATATCTCGCAGGGAATGCCGAATTTGTCTTTTCTGTCACTGGCAAATGGGAAAAACCACAGATCAACGGAGGCATGAGTGTTTCTAATGCCTCATTTGGACTTAAAGACTACTCTTCTTATATTAGTTCAATAAACGGGCAACTCTATTTTGATGAAGACAGATTTGTGATGCATTCACTTTCGGGCAAAATAGGTGGAGGCAACATTGATTTATCAGGCTTCTTATCGTTGAAATCTTTCAAGATTAAAAGATTTTATCTCGATGCAAAATTAAATAATATCACGCTCCCAATTTCTGAAGGGTTTACTATGAATTTCAACGGAAACCTTATATATAAGGGGACTCCGGACAAACAAAATATTATCGGTGATATCAAGATTAAAAGAGCACACTATAGGGAGATGGTTGAATGGAGAACGTGGCTTATCACTACTAAACCCAAGAAAAAACCAAAGACTGAACCTACACTGTTAGAAAAAGCAGACCTAAATGTGCGGATTACAGGAAGTGAGAATATAACAATAGACAACAATCTCACGAGGGCTACTGTAAAAATAAGGGGGGACATGATTGTAAAAGGAAATTTAGCCGACCCTATTCTATTCGGGAAACTCGAGTCAACAGATGGATATATTTATTTCAGAAATAATATATTTGAAATAGTTTACGCAAGTGCTGATTTTGCTGACCCATATAGAATCAAACCTATTCTTAACCTCACTGCGCTAACTTCAGTAAAAGGCTATAATATTAGACTCAATCTGGAAGGTCAGTTGGATCATTTTAACCTTTCATTGTCATCTGAACCATATCTTGAAGAGGTTGATATTCTTGCACTCCTTACTGTAGGGCAGATCGGAAAACAGTTAAGAGGGCTGGAGGGTGGAATTGGAGCTGGTGAAGCAACAGCTTTCATAACCGGCGAAACCCAGGACATAATTGAAGAGAGGATAACAACATTAACAGGGGTAGACAGATTTCAGGTAGAGCCATATGTCTCAACAACTACCGGAACTATTGAACCACGCATAACTGTATCAGACAGACTCATTGGTGATAAACTTTTTGTATCATATACAACATCCTTAAATTCTACAGAGGAACAAATAATAAAAATCGAATATCTTCTCGATAAAAACATCTCACTCATAGGTGTCAGAGACGAAAAAGGTTCTTTAGGAGGTGATATAAAATTCAGGTTCGGATTCAAATGA
- the bamA gene encoding outer membrane protein assembly factor BamA: MKKEIKKTNSLIFFMIFLIASFLFFSNSFANDNPVSEIEIKGLTSISKDEFLYLLDLETGKKLDRENIRLGIKRAFLKGIFEDIVVEKIEGQKIKVIIHVLEKDYINNISIEGDFALSTRAIKNLFLLKEGELFICNNLDKAKINLIENLAVRGFPRATVETKLLKKNNTNQVDILLSVNTGIPDKIKKISIAGSEDDIKSIMKLKEGDIYNQIILKKDLETIKAYYKKRGYFNPIVGPAIFLDGDLTIPVNKGKQLKISIEGNEVISEKTLLSNISFFEAEDFNDTLVAETVSRMLSIYHSNGYPFAQIAPVITSKDDIISLDFFIFEGQKVKIGEISFAGNSQPANMLKEIMALKEGSIYNANLIEQDVEVLKAFYNSLGYLSADVEEFNTQYDEKENKINIFLKIEEGVKTKIQTIDIIGNKKFSKEEIEKIIKIKPGDTYNEIDISDSRFRIIDFYNSNGFPEVQVTIEREFKENKASLTFSINEGTETYFGKVIIAGNHNINYAVIKRELYQKEGMPFNYSLLTKQRQNLYKLGLFTDINIEVQDSHDHKKDVLLKIKEGNTGTIEFGIGYADYEKLRGFIDIGYRNLWGMNRQASLRLELSSLKKRFIIQYYEPWFLNKPFPFRASLLSEEKKEMNIDTGETRYRLTRETASAGFEKNISKNLKSEVYYELSHVNTYDLQPDVILSKEDTGTLIISGIRPALIYDTRDNPFYPTKGILSGISLKLTSPLFFSETDFLKINYYFNIYKALSKKIVLATSFRGGIAQGYNKTEELPIIERFFLGGRTTVRGYNQDSLGPKGSDGTPTGGNAFLMENLELRFSITKNIGFVTFLDGGNVWLDIKDIDVSDMKFTTGFGIRYSTPVGPVRIDYGYKLQREKDESSGEIHFSIGHAF; the protein is encoded by the coding sequence ATGAAAAAGGAAATCAAAAAAACAAATAGTTTGATTTTCTTTATGATATTTCTAATAGCTTCTTTTCTATTTTTTTCTAATTCTTTTGCTAATGACAACCCAGTCAGTGAAATTGAAATAAAAGGACTTACTTCGATAAGCAAAGATGAATTTCTCTATCTTCTCGACTTAGAGACCGGGAAAAAGTTAGATAGAGAAAATATACGTCTGGGTATTAAAAGAGCTTTCTTGAAAGGTATTTTTGAAGATATTGTTGTCGAAAAGATAGAGGGTCAGAAGATTAAGGTTATAATTCATGTGCTTGAAAAAGATTATATCAACAATATTTCTATTGAAGGTGATTTTGCTCTGTCAACAAGAGCGATAAAAAATCTTTTTCTACTTAAAGAAGGAGAGCTTTTTATCTGTAACAATCTTGATAAAGCTAAGATAAATCTAATAGAAAATCTTGCTGTGCGTGGTTTCCCAAGAGCTACTGTAGAGACAAAACTTCTAAAAAAGAATAACACAAATCAGGTAGATATCCTTCTCTCAGTCAATACAGGTATTCCTGACAAAATCAAAAAAATAAGTATTGCAGGTTCTGAAGATGATATTAAATCTATAATGAAATTAAAGGAAGGAGATATATACAACCAGATCATCTTAAAAAAAGATCTTGAGACGATCAAAGCTTATTATAAAAAAAGAGGATATTTTAATCCGATAGTTGGCCCGGCAATATTTCTCGATGGGGATCTTACTATTCCAGTAAATAAGGGTAAGCAACTGAAAATATCAATAGAAGGAAATGAGGTAATTTCTGAAAAAACTCTCCTCTCAAATATATCTTTTTTTGAAGCAGAAGATTTCAATGACACACTTGTAGCAGAAACTGTTAGCAGAATGTTATCAATATATCATTCGAATGGGTATCCTTTTGCGCAGATAGCTCCTGTTATAACATCAAAAGACGATATTATATCGCTTGATTTTTTTATTTTTGAAGGGCAGAAGGTAAAAATAGGAGAGATTTCATTTGCAGGTAACAGTCAACCAGCAAACATGTTAAAAGAAATTATGGCTCTGAAAGAAGGAAGTATTTACAATGCCAATCTAATAGAGCAGGATGTTGAAGTCCTGAAAGCTTTTTACAATTCTCTTGGATATCTATCTGCTGATGTAGAAGAGTTTAATACACAATATGACGAAAAAGAAAACAAGATAAATATCTTCTTAAAGATAGAAGAAGGTGTTAAGACAAAAATACAGACTATAGACATAATCGGTAATAAAAAATTTTCAAAGGAGGAGATAGAAAAAATTATAAAAATCAAGCCTGGTGATACATATAATGAGATTGATATTTCAGATTCTCGTTTCAGAATTATAGATTTTTACAACTCTAATGGTTTTCCTGAAGTCCAGGTTACAATTGAGAGGGAATTCAAGGAGAATAAAGCTTCTCTGACATTCAGCATAAATGAAGGGACAGAAACATATTTTGGCAAGGTAATTATAGCAGGCAATCATAATATAAATTATGCTGTAATTAAACGAGAATTATATCAGAAAGAAGGCATGCCATTCAATTATAGCCTTCTTACAAAACAGAGACAAAATCTTTATAAATTAGGTCTGTTTACTGACATTAATATTGAGGTTCAGGATTCCCATGATCATAAGAAAGATGTTCTGTTGAAAATAAAAGAGGGCAATACAGGTACCATTGAGTTCGGGATAGGCTATGCGGACTATGAAAAATTGAGAGGATTTATTGACATCGGTTATCGCAATCTCTGGGGCATGAATAGACAGGCTTCTCTAAGACTTGAACTCAGTTCACTGAAAAAGAGATTCATAATACAATACTATGAACCATGGTTTCTTAATAAACCTTTCCCTTTCAGGGCATCCTTGCTTAGCGAGGAAAAAAAAGAAATGAATATTGATACAGGAGAGACAAGGTATCGTCTGACACGTGAGACTGCTTCAGCAGGATTCGAAAAAAATATAAGTAAAAATCTGAAATCTGAAGTATATTATGAATTATCACACGTTAATACCTATGATCTCCAGCCTGATGTCATTTTGAGTAAAGAAGATACAGGTACTCTCATCATAAGCGGGATCAGACCAGCTCTTATCTACGATACCAGAGATAATCCTTTTTATCCAACAAAAGGAATTCTTTCAGGAATTTCATTAAAATTGACTTCTCCACTGTTTTTTTCAGAAACAGATTTTCTAAAAATTAATTATTATTTCAATATTTATAAGGCACTTTCAAAAAAGATAGTTTTAGCTACATCTTTTCGTGGAGGAATTGCCCAGGGATACAATAAAACAGAAGAACTTCCGATTATTGAGCGTTTCTTTCTTGGCGGAAGAACAACTGTAAGAGGATATAATCAGGATAGTCTTGGGCCAAAAGGTTCGGACGGAACACCTACAGGTGGTAATGCTTTTCTTATGGAGAATCTTGAGCTGAGATTCTCCATAACTAAAAATATAGGTTTCGTTACTTTTTTAGATGGAGGTAATGTTTGGCTCGACATTAAAGATATTGATGTTTCTGACATGAAATTTACGACAGGATTTGGTATAAGGTATAGTACTCCGGTGGGACCTGTGAGGATTGACTATGGATATAAGCTTCAGAGGGAAAAAGATGAAAGCAGCGGTGAAATACATTTCAGCATAGGCCATGCATTTTAA